In Besnoitia besnoiti strain Bb-Ger1 chromosome IX, whole genome shotgun sequence, a single genomic region encodes these proteins:
- a CDS encoding hypothetical protein (encoded by transcript BESB_014310) has protein sequence MLRSTPPGNWRKRREEEEGIHEENEPAVQPEEGEDSVSSAAAGAETEFDMQSGGSESAASPFCAPSLFDERSEGEQRGDNVESREAAEGAHSPHPEPCGGSESSMSSFDVLSSNVEEDDSDDDEDEDDPVGVFLDTRSGVSSLTCAGLASLTGASTSSAALCERDDCSPVRPPELPTTPGRLFLPPQARSSSCGNPAFSPSAEAERSGEGDAHSAGRGGVAGVEGGRLGAGEGLREPDASAAVSPLTAVPRGLAGEGQKQNGQAAVCMSSLAAGGDSPILQRGALCECSGAAGGIGGRDESSRVEEDREAGASLACAGFPSLFAERTAHAWGGGAGASQQGEELLPEAERKPDNEAGLSFESGAAERHREAREREAAAASPRVSGQLGENRLQQGDATGAQSDVAEAQPATGGDAVVERSGSGLEGEMWTEVERKSEFACFGDPKSELSGDDRPSSFGDSALNSRQSCLQDARVDAKVQQLQRTVNTLKDSTEGELLRLREKSEELEALVYALVSSSSPCSLPPCPSPASFETAVSSRFVGRPATSCDSWQVGEPFRGLAGAVECRAFGGVRLASLPFLSAAETRKPSPDCRHLPSEGTEARLPAPPRFGLQAPRGVPGDAFLDEAPREKLGAPRSFFSQASALFAIEGSSAWVDAQQYATAVPSNIILAASEAPEGAETPTAREGGEKKKMKKRGFDDVVGRRVSPSISAFSGRLQETAAFGLAAHGDRPTQHSSGRERESRRGGVGANDGAAPTAARASAGVPFLSMHPTDSRLPAALAAETSAEAQKPKKTLASVVTFFQSRAKQSGVCTLSAAASAAQTTPWVEKLREVGERLVFEAKREAQENQAMGQEDGDVTETEEDECEREERRTASFWDEPETRSPDGVAAETVSEDEEDYAFVVGDACDAWEADAPQREAGEDLGGDAQDAEDAQQPEDEKKAAEGADAVSGAQEMHRRKNVMHIKSFFAGTGFFGGSQGGRGAGREEGADPEFASTQEEDEEDGELSEDEETYRSPASQSVPPPWLADLLPFLNPLSYPVRLLARVLGLNINGSFDRWRTEVQRQSLRGTAVLGVLDATVCVGLVVGLVCLSLFVGRVLFKTMYVHVHAIEEEKVPHYFEGFTYKFWGKKPIYFSDVQGRDAAWVAQRVNWYRPHGY, from the exons ATGTTGCGAAGCACGCCGCCGGGGAACTGGAGAAAGCgaagggaggaggaagaaggcatCCACGAGGAGAACGAACCCGCGGTGCAgccagaggagggcgaggacagCGTATCgtcagcggcagcgggaGCGGAGACGGAATTCGACATGCAGAGTGGAGGCAGCGaatccgccgcgtcgcctttttGTGCGCCTTCCCTCTTCGATGAGAGATCGGAGGGAGAGCAAAGGGGAGACAATGTCGAGAGCagggaagcggcggagggagcaCATTCTCCCCACCCAGAGCCTTGCGGGGGCAGCGAGAGCTCGATGAGCAGCTTCGACGTACTCAGCTCAAATGtcgaagaggacgacagcgacgacgatgAGGATG AAGACGACCCTGTAGGGGTTTTCTTGGATACGCGCTCGGGCGTTTCCTCACTCACatgcgccggcctcgcctcgctgacAGGTGCGTCCacctcgtctgccgcgctgtGCGAGCGAGACGACTGCAGCCCCGTGAGGCCGCCAGAGCTTCCTACCACCCCGGGGCGTTTATTTCtaccgccgcaggcgcggtcGTCCTCATGTGGAAACCCTGCCTTTTCTCCCAGTGCTGAAGCAGAGCGCagtggagagggagacgcgcatTCGGCCGGACGTGGCGgtgtcgccggcgtcgaggGAGGAAGGCTCGGTGCAGGCGAGGGCCTCAGGGAGCCtgacgcgtctgctgcggtgTCGCCTCTCACAGCCGTtccgcgaggcctcgcgggtGAAGGTCAGAAACAAAACGGCCAAGCGGCTGTCTGCATGTCGTCCCTGGCCGCGGGTGGAGACTCGCCGATTCTTCAGAGAGGCGCTCTGTGTgagtgcagcggcgctgctggcggcatAGGTGGACGCGACGAGTCCTCACGCGTGGAAGAAGACCGCGAAGCAGGAGCAAGCCTGGCGTGCGCAGGTTTTCCCTCGCTTTTTGCAGAGAGGACTGCTCACGCCTGGGGTGGAGGCGCCGGAGCATCGCAGCAGGGCGAAGAACTGCTCCCGGAAGCCGAGCGGAAACCCGACAACGAGGCGGGCCTGAGTttcgagagcggcgcggcagagagacatcgagaggcgcgggagcgtgaagccgcggcggcgtcgcctcgtgtGTCCGGGCAGTTGGGAGAGAACAGGCTTCAGCAGGGAGACGCTACAGGTGCACAGAGCGACGTCGCCGAAGCTCAGCCGGCAACTGGGGGCGATGCAGTCGTAGAACGATCCGGCAGTGGTCTTGAAGGAGAAATGTGGACTGAGGTGGAGAGGAAAAGCGAATTTGCCTGCTTCGGAGATCCGAAGTCCGAGCTCTCGGGAGACGACAGGCCCAGCAGTTTCGGGGACTCGGCCTTGAACAGCCGGCAAAGCTGCCTGCAGGACGCTCGGGTCGATGCCAAAgtccagcagctgcagcgaacGGTGAACACTCTCAAGGATTCAACCGAG ggcGAATTACTTCGTCTGCGGGAGAAGAGTGAGGAACTGGAGGCCTTGGTGTATGCGTTGgtgtcgtcctcctccccgtgttcgctgccgccctgtCCGTCTCCTGCGTCGTTCGAGACCGCAGTCTCGTCGCGGTTCGTTGGGCGACCTGCGACCTCGTGTGACTCTTGGCAGGTCGGCGAGCCGTTTCGGGGCCTGGCAGGAGCCGTGGAGTGTCGGGCCTTTGGCGGCGTGCGGCTGGCGTCTCTGCCTTTCTTGTCGGCGGccgagacgcggaagccgtCGCCCGACTGCAGACACCTGCCGAGTGAAGGCActgaggcgcggctgccggcgccacCGCGCTTCGGCCTCCAGGCGCCACGGGGAGTCCCAGGCGACGCGTTcctcgacgaggcgccgcgcgagaagctcggcgcgccgcgctcgttCTTCAGCCAGGCCTCGGCGTTGTTTGCGATTGAAGGCAGCTCTGCGTGGGTCGATGCGCAGCAGTACGCGACGGCAGTGCCGTCGAATATTATCCTCGCGgccagcgaggcgcctgagggcgcggagacgccgacggcgcgcgagggtggcgagaagaagaaaatgaAGAAGCGCGGGTTCGACGACGTCGTCGGCAGGCGAGTGTCCCCCTCCATATCGGCTTTTTCGGGCCGCTTGCAGGAGACTGCGGCCTTCGGTCTCGCCGCGCACGGCGACCGCCCGACGCAGCATTCCagcgggagagagcgagaaagccgtcgaggcggcgtgggcgccaacgacggcgcagcgccgaccGCGGCACGTGCTAGCGCGGGTGTCCCCTTCCTGTCAATGCATCCGACCGACTCGCGACTGCCAGCGGCGCTCGCAGCGGAGACTTCTGCGGAGGCACAGaagccgaagaagacgcttGCGTCCGTGGTCACCTTTTTCCAGAGTCGCGCGAAACAGTCGGGCGTGTGCACTCTcagtgcggcggcctctgcggcgcagacgacgccctGGGTTGAGAAGCTACGCGAAGTTGGCGAGCGGCTCGTCTTCGAGGCGAAACGCGAGGCGCAAGAGAACCAGGCGATGGGgcaggaggacggcgacgtgacagaaacagaggaagacgagtgcgagcgcgaggaacgAAGAACGGCCTCTTTTTGGGATGAACCCGAAACCCGGAGCCCAGatggcgtcgcggcggagaccgtgagcgaggacgaagaagactaCGCATTCGTGGTCGGGGATGCCTGCGACGCCTGGgaggccgacgcgccgcagagagaggcaggcgaggacctcggcggcgacgcgcaggacgcggaagacgcccaGCAGccggaagacgagaagaaggcggccgaaggcgcagacgccgtcaGCGGAGCTCAGGAGATGCACAGGAGAAAGAACGTCATGCACATCAAGTCCTTCTTCGCGGGAACAGGGTTCTTCGGCGGGTCGCAGGgtgggaggggggcgggccgcgaagaaggcgccgaccCAGAGTTCGCGTCGacgcaggaggaagacgaagaagacggcgagctgtctgaggacgaagagaccTACAG GTCGCCAGCCTCTCAGTCcgtgccgccgccgtggcTGGCGGATCTGCTGCCGTTTCTGAATCCACTGAGCTACCCTGTGCgactcctcgcgcgcgtgttgGGTTTGAACATCAACGGGAGCTTCGATCGGTGGCGGACGGAAGTGCAGCGGCAGTCGCTGCGGGGGACGGCGGTGCTGGGCGTCCTGGACGCGACCGTCTGCGTGGGGCTCGTCGTGGGTCTGGTCTGTCTCAGTCTCTTTGTGGGACGTGTGCTGTTCAAGACGATGTACGTCCACGTCCATGCCATCGAGGAGGAGAAAGTCCCGCACTACTTCGAAGGCTTCACGTACAAATTCTGGGGAAAGAAGCCGATCTACTTCTCCGACGTCCaggggcgcgacgccgcctggGTCGCCCAGCG